In Cucurbita pepo subsp. pepo cultivar mu-cu-16 chromosome LG10, ASM280686v2, whole genome shotgun sequence, the DNA window attttccattaattaaaaaaagaaaaaagaaaaaaaaagaactcttGATTTTtacaaaacaaaccaaaaaccGGTATTTCCCTGCCAAAAGCGGGCCGGGCCGGGCGGTTCAGTCCGTGAGCCGCCGCTGGCCGGTGTGGAGTCTAGCTCCGGCGAGTTGTAGGCGAGAAAATGGAAGCAACGGAGTGGGCGAGACCCACCATAATCCCCAATTTGACCTGTCCCCGCTTCGGAATCGGACGGCCAGAACTCCTGGGAGAGTACGTGGCGCCACTGATGTCGTCGCTTCTTGAACCGCCCATCTCTACTTGAAACTGAACCGGTGCTTCACCGATAAATTTTAGCCGGCGAGACAGATTGAATGACTTATGTAAGCTGTGGTGGAAAATGCAGAGATTTATATcgagagaagaaaaggggaCAGAATAAagcaaaattattatttaaaaataataataataaataaataaataaataaaataaaataaaatggttctTCACATGGCGAAATGCGACAAAGCTGGTGAATTACGCGCCATGGCTGACACCGCTGCTTTGTCCCACCACCACACTCCGACACTCAAAAGATTCCATGTTTTATTCAAACACAGTGCTGGGCCGCTTTTGTGGGCCGATTTTGTGGGCCTCCAAGCCCAAGTCCAATTTCacttattttctaatatattttatttaattaaaataaataaaataaaaattaaggaatgctcataaatgaaaatataaaaaaagtcaaacatttaaattattaatttgatgaaaaataaaaaggagaaGAGCTTATACAGCTCATGTCTTAAATGAAGGAAGCAAATGTCGTAATCAGTGGTTGtagaagatgaaaaaattaattataattaaagtcTTAATTTGTCAATTAGccaataaaaaaaggaatattattaattaaatatttatgtttagcttttaattctcaaattaatttcatattttcccTTAGGTGCTTAATTCGATtaaattatcatataattaaatatgaatttcataattatttttttatttttttaaaggaataATTTCtcttataattcaaatattttgattttgaagaatacatattaataaatgaaCTTCCCACCTATTTTATtgttacattaaaaataaaaattaattatttgaaagtcACCCATCAATAGTTGTCTAAACCCAACGTCCCACGTTCTTCGGGTTCGAAGGACTCCAGGGGCAAACTACTTACTCTCCCTAGTCGTCTACCTACTCATGCTCGTAGCTTGTGTtcgacgaacacgactctccacaatggtatgatattgtccactttgagcctaagctcccatggttttgctttgtgtattctttgattataaactcataacaTTTACTTAAATTAACCCATGTGGGACACTTTCATCAAACAGCTCGTGTATCTCGACGTGATAACGAACAACGTAGCTGAGTCCATAAATGAAGACCCAACTGCCCCATCAATACCATCttctataaattcaatttctacATTTCTCCGATCCCAAACAACCATGAATCCCTCCCTCCTCATTTCCGCTCTTCTCCTCGCCGTTCTCCTCCTCTCCCCCTCCGCCTCTCTCGCCGCCGGGATGTTCGAACCGGGCGGCGGATTTGATGACATACCCGGCTTTCGGAAAGGCTGGGACAAGGGGATCGTCGGTGGTGGCTACGGCGGTGGATACGGCGGACCCAAAGGCGGTTACGGCAAGGGTGGAATCATAAGGAACACTGTGGTGTGTAAAGAGAAAGGTCCTTGTTACAATAAGAAGGTGACTTGTCCGGCCAAGTGCTTCTCCTCTTATAGCCGATCGGGCAAGGGATtcggaggcggcggcggcggcggtggctgCACCATCGACTGCTCTAAGAAGTGTATTGGCTATTGTTAGAGAGGGGCGGTAGTGGCGGCGGCTTATGAGTGTTTTTCTTTGACACGGCCGCCGGTAGCCGGAAAAATTATATCTATAATTAGCAGCTGTACTAGACtgatatataaattaattataagttATATTATGTAACGAATTTAATTTCCATGcttggttttgaattttgatatatCCATCTGTCATTATAGATAATAAAAAGGCAACAATTaattcacaatttttaaaattaaaagaattaatgtGGTCGTCAACTGCAGGAAGGTATGCAGCTTACTTAGACGCTACTGGTGGATCATATGTTCACACCTATATCTCTAGTGATGCTTCGACTTGCGTTTTTATTGCTCATGCTGGGTAAAGAACTGAGAAGGGTTTGATCCTCAATCTACTATTGATCCCGAATCTACTATTAGGCCCTGCTCGCTTTGTTTATGCTCCTGTCGGGACTGACTTTTGAACCAAATCGACATCCGCTGAAGATATTCCTCTCCAGGCTAATCTGGATACCAAGCAAGTATATCCCTGTCTAATTGGAAGACCCCATTCGGAGGATCAGCATACTAACCTTGTATCAATCACTGCACGCATTATCAATGGAATGATTAGCTAACTTTGGTCGGTGAAGTTTTCCTCACGGTTTACTCATCCTTCGTTTTTAACAGGTCAAGCTATTGGTTGCGATCAACGGGAGTTATGAGTTTCCAGATGAcgataaaagaataaataaataaatgttggtATAAACCTAAAAGAATATAGGTAAGCATATAAACATCATTGTACAACGACAAGAAACTAATCAATGAGTAATACACATGAAACAATgattaaaacaattaaaaacatGCCTCCTCAAACATTTTGGTACACCATGAACATTTTGTCGGATCTTCTACCCATTTCAATTCCTGCCTTTCTTCTacaccatttgtaagagtTCCTGTACAATTTCCGAGATCGGGGGTCGAAATTCGGGCTCTCTCTGCCAAACGGTTGCCCGAAAACATCAGTAAGTAGAACCAAATATTTACGTTAGCTTGAAACAAACCAAAAGTTGCTAAGACTTTTACCATTATACAAGACGAAATAATATCGGCGAAGCGAGATAACGACTTAATAGGATATGTGCCCTTAAGTGATGGATCGACCATTCTCGATAACGCATCAATATCATGTAGCCTTGGAATAGCCCATCGAACAAGATATTGCTCTCCTCGAGGCAGTGTTCTAGAGTTTCACAATCAAGTAAGAACATAAATAAGAGAGCTATATTGATAAAATGGCAAGCTAGGTCGAGATTGATCTAAGAATCGCATACCGATCACACGACTTCCGACCAGTGAGAAGCTCTAGCATTACAACTCCAAAGCTAAAAACATCGCTTTGGTACGTGTAAGTTCCCGACTCAAATTCCGGAGCACTATAACCATGAGTTGGGAGAAATCGTACAGACGACTAAGCGATAAAATTCGTGTTAGCAACGAACGTTTAAACAGGCGTTTCAACTCTATGCTCAAATTAATAGATAAGTACCTGATTATCAAGCAGTGTAGCAAGGCCAGAGTCAGAGAGCTGTGCTTTTAGCTCATTGTCCAGGAGAATGTTAGCAgacttaaaattttggtgCACAATTGGCGGCTGACAGGCCTCATGTAGATACCTGTCTCACAACAAAAGGAGATAACTCAATATCTTAAAATCGGTTTAGCGAACGGGGTTCTTCATGGACTTACTCGAGGGCACGTGCAGCTCCAAGTGCAATCCTCACGCGCACGTTCCACGAAAGCTTTTGATGCATCTCCTTGTCGACGTGGAGTGCTTCATAGAGTGTGCCATTTTCGCAATACTCGTAAatgagtagatattgtccatgcTCAGCACAATAGCCCTTAAGCTCCACAATGTTATCGTGCCGAAGTTCGCATATATCAGACACGAGGTTGTGAAATTCATCGTCGCTCCAACGAGTCAACGAGGATCCATCCAGTTTTTTAACGGCCAAAAGCTGAAGAAAACACGAAAAGTAAACACGATTATGACAAATTTTGCTGCAATTCAAAGTGATTAAATTATCTTACCCTTCCATTTGGTAGTTCAGCTCTATAGACACTACCAAGCATGCCTTTCCCAAGAAGATTATCTTCAGAGAAACTATTAGTATACTGCTGAAGCGACGCGATCGTGAAAACTCTTAAAGAACTCGTGTTTAGTTTTTTAGGTACTCGACTAGGTACGTCGGCTGTCACAATTGGTTTTGCAATCTCCTGAGTTGAAAGGAGCGAAAATGGAGGGGGAGGAGGAGGTCGTGCAAGCAACTCATCTATGTTTATGCTCGAACTCTCCGTATAGTCGTCACGGAAACTCATATTGGAGGCATCTTTTCTCTTCCCATTTGCGTCACGTCTATCACGAAAACTCTCCGTATGGTCTTCACGAAAGCTCGTATTGGAGGCAAATGGGTTTTCGTGTAGCTTTGGGGAGGTATAATCCATTATTCTATCCTTCATCCCGTCTCTATCAACTGGCTTAAGAGTGGTCTCCCTTCGACCTTCAAAAAACGAAAACAAGGTCTATAAAGTCAGCTTCCACGTAACGTTTACGTAACAtagtaaaaagttaaaagaaactaGAGAAAGATGGGGTTAGTACCTTTCTCCACGTCGTCAACGTCAACCGAGGGCTTCGTGAGTTTCGGCTTATCTTTAGAACCCATATCAACATTTTCACGAACCATCTTCGTCTCTTCTCGATGCttgcttcttcttttcaaGCATACCGATAAGAGAATACAAGCTCCCAATGCCACTAATATTACTGCTCCAATAATAACAATCCCAATGATCCGCTTACCAGAGAAAAAACTCCTTCCTCCATCGGATTCAGGACTCCCTGATGACAATGGCTGACCCGCACCCGTCTGTCTGGTTGGTCGTCCCGCAGTAACAGGCGCCACAGCAAATGGTGAAGGGGCTAAAGCAGGTGCAGATGGAATTATGGTAGTATTAAAAGGGTTTCCATCTTTTCTGCATACATAAACCGACGCAATTGATAGGATATAATACTTCGAAGACACGGTAAAAGCGAGTTAACTAGAaacgaagagaaaaataagatATGAATCATGAAACCCCCTTCGGAAAACGCATTGGCTTTCACTCGACGTGTACAAGGGAAATAATCATTATAATTCACCTGAAATTTGGAATGCCCAACAACTTCGGAGGTATAGGTCCAGAAAATAGGTTGTTCTCTATATTCCTGCATGGCAGAGAGTAAAATACCATTCACTTCAGAAAAACGACACGATCCTTTATTCAATGTGATGATAAAACAAGAACGGAGTTTTTTCAGATCATAAATGAGGAGAGAATAGTACAAATCCGACAACGGAAGATCCTGTAGAACATCGAGCATCCCAGAAAGTCGATTGTTCTGCAAGTGCCTGAAGACCGAAaagtatatatgtatataaccACACAGTAAATGCAAGATATGGAGAAATATAAGTTCTTACAGAGATTAACTCACAATGTAGTAAGGGAGAACAAATCCGCCATGGAGGGAGGCAGCTGACCGCTCAAGTTGTTGCCCGACAAGTCCCTGAGAATAGAAGACGATCAAACGCTAACTTCGAAGAGGCTATCGAGTTAAACGAAGACACTCACAAGTTGTTCAAGCCATTAAGCAGCTGGAAGACATCAGGGATTGCCCCGGTAAGAAGGTTGTTGTTTATTGACCTGAGAGACAAAGTGGGCAGGCATCATAATGAGAATGTTGACTAGAAGATTATCTAAAGACGGGCACTGAaattgtaacggtccaagcccaccgttagtagatattgtcctctttggtatttccctttcggacttcctctcaaggtttttaaaacgcgtctgctagggaaaggtttccacactcttataaaaaatgtttcgttctcctccccaaccaatgtgggatctcacaatccacaccccttCAGGGTCTagcgtcttcgttggcactcgttcctttctccaatcaatgtgggacctccctatccacccccttcgaggcccaacgtccttgctagcacaccgcctcgtgtccaccccacatcgctcggtgtctggctttgatatcatttgtaatggctcaagcccaccgctagcagatatagtcctctttgggctttccctttcgaacttcccctcaacgtttttaaaacgcgtctgttagggagaagttttcgaGAATGCTTCGTtatcctccctaaccaatgtgggatctcactatccaccccccttcaggacccagcatcctcactggccactcgttcctttctccagtcgatgtgagacctcccaatccacctTCTCCGAAgtctagcgtccttgctagcacaccatctcgtgtccacctccggcacatcgcccggtgtctagctcagataccatttgttacaacccaagtccaccactaacagatatagtcctctttgggcttcccctccagaacttcccctcaacgttttcaaaacgcgtctactagggagaggtttccacactcttataaagaatacttcgttctcctccccaaccgacgtgggatctcacataactCATAACAAAACGTGCTCGACAACAAACTTACAGGTCCATTAATTGTGTTAGAGAGGCAAGTGCAGAGGGAATGCTTCCAGTAAACTGATTAGCTGATAAAGAACTAAACAAAGAAAGTGACCATGTTAAATACGCCAGAAGAGAAGCATTACAAGATGATTAGCACTGAGAGAAAAAGCAACATACAAACTTCTTAGTGTAGCAGGCAATGCAGATGGAATAATCCCTCCAATATGGTTATTGCTAAGATCTCTACTCcataaaacaatacaaaaaagCTTAATTAGACCCATCATTAAGAACCACATTCACAATGGATTCACAATGAAGATGAAACTTACATTGATATTATTGACTCAAATTGGTCTAAGCTAGTGCCTAGCTCTCCTCCCAAATTCAAACCACTGAGTTGTCTGGCAAAAGCAAATAATTGTTCCATTATTAACAGAGAAAACCAAGTTAGCTAATGCAGAATGAATTGAATTCACATACATCGCTGTTATATTCGAGAACACACACTCAACCCCTTGCCACTTCTCCCCACATGGATCACCTCCCACAAGAATCCATCCTCGCAAAGGAGGGTAGCCAAGAGCAATAAATAACGCATTGATTGCAGCAactaaaaacaacaaaacaagtGAAGAGtaagaacaagaaccaaaagGCTAAGGAGGTTACTATTTTCAAGTATTATCCATATGGGTTTTCTCAGATTTTTCAGATAACCACACAGAACAATGGAAAAGAACTCTCTAGATATCTGCCTTACCATCACGGAGGTCAGTATCTCCAAGGCAAAAAGGGTTGGTGAAGAGCAAGAGCAACCCAATTAAGATCTTCATGAACAAATTCCAATGAGAACAACCCATTAGCTAAACAGCTCTACTCTAAATCCGACTTGAATCCTGTGGTTTGTTTTGGCCGCCAATACTTAATCTAGGGTAAACAATCAGCCAATCCAGAGCTAACCCTCTTTCAAAAACAGCATCCAAATACAGATAAGAAAAACTCCAAAGCATCTAAGATCAAAAACCCACAAACCACAATGGAAAAATGAGGCAAAGAAGCacaaaaatcaacaaaatgaaGAGATGGGTAAGCCTCCTTAGCCAAACATGATGGggtttttctcttcctttttccaGAGACGAAAAGAGACAAAGgaataaggaaaagaaacaaacaaataccAAATAGAACAAATGCAAGTAAAGTAgagagaagaggaggaggaggaggaagtgATGAAATGGGCTCTCCcttccaagcttttgttgcctttttttctctttgaatttgaGCACTCTGTTCCAGCAGAGAAGAAATCAAAAAGGCAGATGCAGAGATGGAAAGCAAGTGTTTAAAACGAAAGTTTGATTATAATCCTTTGTTTAAAAAGGACCCAATATATGATTCTTTATGCATGTGGGAATTCGACACTTAACCACAAAAAAATTGGgattttcaaagtttatttgtatttttattttattttcttttaattttgcaaACGGTCGAAACCCTAAACCGGGGCCCCACCTCCTATCCCTTCTTCGTTAAGGTTTTGCCTTTCCAACCACCCTAATCAGCGGATggtatatataatatatttcttttaattatactCGCACaatatatttctttctctgctcaaatttaaattctaatttaatatttttttaatttaattaattcccGATCAgtaataaaaacttaaaataaatgaaagttaTTATCTACGTAAACAAAGTGCATTTTCTTTGGTAAACGGTCAATAGCTCGTGTtggtgttaggaatcacgattctccacaatagtatgatattgtctactttttctttggtAAACGCTCAATAGCTCGTGTtggtgttaggaatcacgactctccacaatggtatgatattgtctcgtgatcttccactaaattaaccaatatgggactcactctcaataatcctcaacaatcatcccctcaaacaaagtacgttataagcctcccctgaggcttatggagctctcgaatagcctccccttaatcgaggttcgactccattctctggagccctcgaacaaactACACCCTATGTTCGACACtctagtcacttttgactacaccttcgagactcacaattctttgttcgatatttgagaattctattgacatggctaagtttagggcatgactcttataccatgttaggaatcacgactctccacaatggtatgatattgtcccctttgagtataagctgtcatggctttgctttgggcttcccaaaatgcctcgtaccaatagagatagtatttctcacttataaacccatgatcttccactaaattaaccaatatggaactcactctcaataatcttcAACCGTTGGTTCGTGAGGATAGTTTTCGCACAAAACATAATAGAAAAACTCGTATTGATATGTTGGAATAGTGTCTTTACTATGACAATGTTGGAATTATTAGATGCCAAATTTGAACTGACCGTCACAATTTCgataaatttatttgcaaaTATAACCAGTTAAAACATGTGCACCTATGGTAAGTTATTTTTTGTGCCtctaatatataattattattgaatagCATTGgcaatcatttaattttaatatatgattgataaattaatgataatcATAAAGTatctaaatagaaaatataaatgaatatcACTTACATGTACTGTTAATTCgttataaagtttattttgtGGTGATTAGGCTTTTgattatacaaattttaaattattatatggtTGGTTTTAACTTACAAAACACGACATTAATCAATGCTGTCTGAGTGTCGGctgtttgtttatgtttttttttcttttttttcttagttttataaaattaaaattttaattttttgttagcagatttcttccttttttgacagaaaaattgttgaaaaaataaataatatacatTGTGTGTTTGTCACGTTAAAAGGCATAATCTGcgtataattatgaaattagatgccaaaatataaaaaactaaataacttTCCACTTGAATTATGGTTAATTAGATTACCTTTTTTTACCAAGATAAATATTTGGTGTgctggatgatgaaagtccgacgtcagctaatttagagaaagatcatgaatttataattaaataatactctctACATTGgtttgagacattttggggaagtccacaACAAAGTCACGatagcttatgctcaaagtggacaatatgatatcattgtggagagtcgtgttcatctaacatggtattagagttatgccctaaacttagctgtcacgagagcttatgctcaaagtggacaatatgataccattgtggagagttgtcttcatctaacatggtattagagttatgccctaaacttagctgTGCCAATAGATTtgtaaatcttcaaatttcgaacaaatgactccaaaaagaaaaaggagtagAGGG includes these proteins:
- the LOC111803375 gene encoding ATP-dependent RNA helicase A → MNPSLLISALLLAVLLLSPSASLAAGMFEPGGGFDDIPGFRKGWDKGIVGGGYGGGYGGPKGGYGKGGIIRNTVVCKEKGPCYNKKVTCPAKCFSSYSRSGKGFGGGGGGGGCTIDCSKKCIGYC
- the LOC111803373 gene encoding protein STRUBBELIG-RECEPTOR FAMILY 3-like codes for the protein MGCSHWNLFMKILIGLLLLFTNPFCLGDTDLRDVAAINALFIALGYPPLRGWILVGGDPCGEKWQGVECVFSNITAIQLSGLNLGGELGTSLDQFESIISIDLSNNHIGGIIPSALPATLRSFSLSANQFTGSIPSALASLTQLMDLSINNNLLTGAIPDVFQLLNGLNNLDLSGNNLSGQLPPSMADLFSLTTLHLQNNRLSGMLDVLQDLPLSDLNIENNLFSGPIPPKLLGIPNFRKDGNPFNTTIIPSAPALAPSPFAVAPVTAGRPTRQTGAGQPLSSGSPESDGGRSFFSGKRIIGIVIIGAVILVALGACILLSVCLKRRSKHREETKMVRENVDMGSKDKPKLTKPSVDVDDVEKGRRETTLKPVDRDGMKDRIMDYTSPKLHENPFASNTSFREDHTESFRDRRDANGKRKDASNMSFRDDYTESSSINIDELLARPPPPPPFSLLSTQEIAKPIVTADVPSRVPKKLNTSSLRVFTIASLQQYTNSFSEDNLLGKGMLGSVYRAELPNGRLLAVKKLDGSSLTRWSDDEFHNLVSDICELRHDNIVELKGYCAEHGQYLLIYEYCENGTLYEALHVDKEMHQKLSWNVRVRIALGAARALEYLHEACQPPIVHQNFKSANILLDNELKAQLSDSGLATLLDNQSSVRFLPTHGYSAPEFESGTYTYQSDVFSFGVVMLELLTGRKSCDRTLPRGEQYLVRWAIPRLHDIDALSRMVDPSLKGTYPIKSLSRFADIISSCIMREPEFRPPISEIVQELLQMV